Sequence from the Hyalangium minutum genome:
CTACGCCAAGGCGCTGGGCGAGGGGCTGCTCGTCCTCATCGGCGAGCCCGGCTTCCTCACCCTCAAGCTCAAGAGCGCGCACACCGGCGTCATCGTAGACCGCTCGGGCCAGAAGCACGACGTGCGGGTGGGGCACGGCGACACCGTTGTCCTCGTCGTCAACCGGCTGCTGGAGGCCGAGGGCGCCCCAGGCCGCCTCCACCAGAAGAAGCTCTTCGGGACGCCGTGGCTCACGTTCCGCGAACAGTCACGGCGGCCCACCGGAGTCGTCGCCGCGCTCCTCACGTGAGGTGGATCTCCTCGTAGCGATGGGCGCGGGCATCGACCGACCCGTGGCGCTCGGCGCCGGTTGTGACCGACGCCCTAACACGTCACCGCCTCGCCTGACATGTCACTGACACGCCACAATCCTGGCTGCCGCCCATTCCTCCGAGTGCCTTCACAGGAAAGACGGCCGCTCACAGATGGCATGTGGCCTGCAGACGCTCTCCCGCCGCACGGCAGGTGCACACGAGAACGGGAGAAATACATATGCGCTTCATCGTTGGACTGATTGTCGCGGTAGGTCTGCTGGGTTGTGGCGGGGAGGAGCTGGACAGCTTCGACGGGCTCGAGCTCGAGAGCATTGGGAGTGTGAGCGATGAGATCGTCGGAGGTTCTATATCCCCTGCGGGGGAGGCCCCCTGGCAGGTGTCCCTGAGGAGGAGCTCTCATTTCTGTGGTGGCGCGATCCTCAACTCGAGGACGGTGCTCACAGCCGCGCACTGCGTGGCCGGGGCGTCTCCTTCAAGCATCTCGGTCCGCTATAACAGCCTGCAGCACGCGAGCGGGGGAACGCTCGTTGCGGTCCAATCGATCGTCTCGCATCCTTCCTACAGCTCGAGCACCATCAACAACGATATCGCGATCCTTCGCCTCGCCTCTGCTCTGACCTTGGGGCAAACCCAAGCACGGGCCATCCCACTGCCCTCTCAGGGCTCGGAGCCCTCAGCGGGTCAGCAGGCACTGGTCTCCGGTTGGGGAACGACCTCGGAAGGTGGAAGTCTGTCTGCCGCTCTGCGGAGCGTGACGGTTCCCATCGTCTCGCGCGCGGACGCGCAGGCGGCCTACGGCAGCGCGTCCATCACGACCAACATGATCGCCGCAGGAGTGCCACAGGGAGGCAAGGATGCCTGCCAGGGAGACAGCGGGGGCCCCTTGGTAGTCAATGGAGTGCTCGTGGGGATCACGAGCTGGGGCATCGGCTGTGCGCGGGCGGGCTATCCGGGCATCTACACCCGCGTGGGCAACTACATCACTTGGATCAATAGCAACATGTAAAGGTGCCCACGGCCGGGGCCCCCACCCTGCCGCCGATGCCCCCTGCCGTGGTCAAATGGGGACGCCATGTCCATGGTGTCCACACAGATGGCTCCCGCCGCGCCCGCCTCCCTGCCCATGGAGGCGGATCCCAGCGGATTCACCGAGCGCGCCCCTGCTCTCGTCTCGCTGCTGCCGGACGAAGCTCTCTCTCTTGCGCTGGCCCAAGGTGACGCCTTTGCCGTCCACGCCGCGCTCACCGCCCGGCTGGCGCGCGAAGCGGCCGGCGCTGCGCGGGACACCCTTCGCGAGCTGCTCGCCCACCGGGCCCTGTTCGTCGTGGCCGAGCGGCCGCCCTCGCTCCACTCCTTTCTAGGCACGGGACTCGCACTGACCGGCCTGCCCCCGGCCCCGCAGCAGGAGACGCCGTTCATCGCCCGCCGCGCCGTCTGCCTCTTCGGAGTGCCGATCTGGCCGCTGGGGGAGCACATGGCCCGTCGTGGCCGGGACGGACAGCTCGAGGTGCTCGGGCGCGTGGCAGGTGCGTCGGGTTCTCGGACCGCGCGCTGGAGGGGCCTCCTCGCGATAGGGAGCGTGCTCCTCGCGGGCACGGGCCTTGCCGTGGCGCCGTTCTTCGAACGGGAGGTGCAGCTCGTCAATGGCCTCTCCCGCCCCGTGGAGGTGCGCCTGAACGAGCGGCTCATCACACTCCAGCCAGGAGAGATCGCGAAGCAGGAGCTCTTCGGGCTGGGCTCTCCTCACCACGTGGAGGCCAGGTGGGTGGGGGCCCAGACACCCTTCGAGGTGCTCTCGCTGGAGTCGACCCAGCGCGCTGTCTACAACGTCCTGGGCGCCGCCACGCTCGAGGTCGGCCATTCGTCGGCCCCCCGCGGCACTCACCGCCTGGAGGGCCGCACCGGGAGCCTCGAGCCCCAGGACGAGATGCTCTTGCAAGGGAGCTGGGAGCGCACGGTGCGCGACCTCGCGGATGCGGGGAAGTGGCGCCAGGCCGCGGAGCTGGCGCGGGCCATCTTCCTGGCGGATCCCTCCGCGATGCAGGCCGGCGAGCAGGCCGCGCTCCTCCTGGTGAACCACAGCCCGGTCCAGGCGCTCGGGTTCGCCCGGGAGCTTCAGCGGACCTTCCAGGCGGATCCCGTCATCGGCCGCCTGGCCCAGGACATCTTCCTCGCCCTGGGCGAGCGCTCGGAAGCGTTCACGCTGTACAACACCCTGGTCCAGACGGATCCGGAGTCCGTCCAGAAGGCCCTGATGGCCGTCCGGGTGGCCCCTCCGGAGCAGCAGCGCACGCGGTACGCCCAGGTCCTGGACCGCTTCCCCGACTCCCCCGAAGCCCTGCGCGCGGTCGCCCGCGTCCGCCTCGCGGATGGCTACGCGAAGGAAGCGCTGAACCTGCTCGAGCGTGCACAGGCCCAGGGACCCGAGTCCCTGGAGGATCTGGAGCTGCGCGTGCGCACCCTGGGCTCTGTCAAGAGGTTCAAGGATGCCTCCGCGGCAGTGCGCGAGTTCGCGAAGGATCCGAGCCGCCGCACCTGGGAGCTGCTCCTCCTCGCCGGCCGGCTCGCACGGATCGCAGGGCCCTCGCGCACGCAGTACATCTCGAGAGATCTCATCCCTCCCGCGCTCACCGGCTCTCCGGAGCACATGGTGACCTTCGTCCTCCTCACGGGGGAGAGCTCCGCGACGGAGCAGGACGTGAAGGCAGTCCAGGAGGCGGGAGCCCGCGACGCCTTGGAGCTCACCCGCACCGTCTTCAAGGACTGGGACAAGGCGGTGCAGATGGCCTCGACGCTCTCGGACAAGGCCTTGAGCCGCCTGGACCCAGAGACCGCCGCGCTGCTGGCGCTGGAGCTCTCACACAGCAAGGGGCCCTCGAGCGCGGACCCTCTCTTCAACTCGAGCCTCTCGCTCATGGCCGCCCGGAAGCCGCTCGAGGCCTACGTGCTCACAGGCGAGGTGA
This genomic interval carries:
- a CDS encoding serine protease, whose amino-acid sequence is MRFIVGLIVAVGLLGCGGEELDSFDGLELESIGSVSDEIVGGSISPAGEAPWQVSLRRSSHFCGGAILNSRTVLTAAHCVAGASPSSISVRYNSLQHASGGTLVAVQSIVSHPSYSSSTINNDIAILRLASALTLGQTQARAIPLPSQGSEPSAGQQALVSGWGTTSEGGSLSAALRSVTVPIVSRADAQAAYGSASITTNMIAAGVPQGGKDACQGDSGGPLVVNGVLVGITSWGIGCARAGYPGIYTRVGNYITWINSNM
- a CDS encoding tetratricopeptide repeat protein, whose translation is MSMVSTQMAPAAPASLPMEADPSGFTERAPALVSLLPDEALSLALAQGDAFAVHAALTARLAREAAGAARDTLRELLAHRALFVVAERPPSLHSFLGTGLALTGLPPAPQQETPFIARRAVCLFGVPIWPLGEHMARRGRDGQLEVLGRVAGASGSRTARWRGLLAIGSVLLAGTGLAVAPFFEREVQLVNGLSRPVEVRLNERLITLQPGEIAKQELFGLGSPHHVEARWVGAQTPFEVLSLESTQRAVYNVLGAATLEVGHSSAPRGTHRLEGRTGSLEPQDEMLLQGSWERTVRDLADAGKWRQAAELARAIFLADPSAMQAGEQAALLLVNHSPVQALGFARELQRTFQADPVIGRLAQDIFLALGERSEAFTLYNTLVQTDPESVQKALMAVRVAPPEQQRTRYAQVLDRFPDSPEALRAVARVRLADGYAKEALNLLERAQAQGPESLEDLELRVRTLGSVKRFKDASAAVREFAKDPSRRTWELLLLAGRLARIAGPSRTQYISRDLIPPALTGSPEHMVTFVLLTGESSATEQDVKAVQEAGARDALELTRTVFKDWDKAVQMASTLSDKALSRLDPETAALLALELSHSKGPSSADPLFNSSLSLMAARKPLEAYVLTGEVKPDFPWLPPGLQAAAHLVRARVVPDNRFVEQAYARWADVLGGMARRALDAKYEEPSPQLPPSPPRFDRRFVHFTLFGLAQERAAAAKKAAEEAELARLPQAPKPEGDRIPRPWPAP